A region of the Acinetobacter defluvii genome:
AACCTCTTAGTCTTAACGTTTGTTTACATGAATTAACGTGAAAACTAATGATCGATTTAATGAGCAGCATTATTATTTATTTCACGTTATGAGCAATCCCCAAAGTTCATAACATTTCTCCTTAACCGAATTTGTCTGTACAAATTCGTTGTTCTACGCAATGATCACCCCAATCATTGCGTATTTTTTTGAGTGTGAAATCATAGAATAGCGCTCTTTTCCTTTTAGTCCCAATGCACTTTTAAATAAGAAAAGAAAAATTGATGTTAAAGCTCTTTTTAGCATAAGACCCATACATTCCTTGTAATGGCTATTATTCATTTGTCTAATTCTTTTTATTTTATAATCTAGTTTTTGATCAATTACAAATTTTTCCGTTGAAATACCATTCATCGATAAAAAACAATAACCTTTTGATTTACAACTATTATTGCTAAAAAATTCTTGTCAACATTGAAATATCCATATAAACTGTGATTATTAATAGAATTAACTCATCATTTGGCATTTGCCAAATATTTAAAAACACCTCACAAAAAATAAATTGTGAACTGAAGAAGAGTGTACAAAATGTGGGAATTATTTACACATGCTTCAAACTTATTTTTTAGTGTTAGCTTATGCTTAATGCTGCTTTTGGGTATTTTTGAATGCTTACTTTTAGTATTGGGTGCTTCATCTCAAGGCTTTTTAGATCAATTTATTCCTGATGATATTGGCGACAGCAAAAGTTTAGGGATTGATCTCGAGACTGATCAAAGCTTATTTGTACAATTTTTAGATTGGCTCTATCTCGGGCGCATTCCTGTTCTAATCTGGTTGATTATCTTCTTAACTGTATATGCTTTGTTTGGTTTTGCCATGCAAGCTCTGTATTTCTCATTTACACAACAATACTTACCAATCTGGATTGCAGCACCTGCCAGTTTGTTTTTATGTATGCCCTTAGTGCGTATTGTTGCAGCCACCATTGCAAAAATTTTACCGAAAGATGAAACCACTGCCATTTATAGTGACGAATTGATTGGTCGAACTGCACTCATCATTTTAGGCGAAGCCAGACAAAACTATCCAGCGCAAGCCAAAGTCCTTGATCAGTTTGGTCAGACTCATTATATCTTGGTCGAACCTGAACTTAATATTACTTTTTCACAAGGACAAGAGGTTGTTTTAACCCAAAAAACAGTCAATGGCTTTCAAGCAATTCAACTTTAATTTTTAAATAACAAAGCAGAGATAATTACATCATGAGTTCTTCTTTAAACCAAATTATGATTATTGCTGGCATTATTTTAGCAGCGCTTATTATCATCGGTGTCATCATCGCCCGTCTTTATAAACGATCAAGTAAAGAAGTATCGTTTGTTCGAACTGGTTTTGGTGGTGAAAAAGTCATTTTAAATGGCGGGGCAATCGTGCTGCCAGTTCTGCATGAAGTCATTCCTGTCAATATGAATACGCTACGTTTAGAAGTAAAACGTGCTGCGGATCAAGCTTTAATTACTCGTGACCGTATGCGTGTAGATGTCATGGCTGAGTTCTATGTGCGTGTAAAACCCACCGCAGAATCCATTGCGACTGCTGCGCAAACATTGGGTAAAAAAACCATGTCACCACCAGAATTAAAGGATTTGGTTGAAGGCAAGTTTGTTGACTCATTGCGTGCAGTTGCTGCGGAAATGGCAATGGAAGAATTACATGAAAA
Encoded here:
- a CDS encoding YqiJ family protein; protein product: MWELFTHASNLFFSVSLCLMLLLGIFECLLLVLGASSQGFLDQFIPDDIGDSKSLGIDLETDQSLFVQFLDWLYLGRIPVLIWLIIFLTVYALFGFAMQALYFSFTQQYLPIWIAAPASLFLCMPLVRIVAATIAKILPKDETTAIYSDELIGRTALIILGEARQNYPAQAKVLDQFGQTHYILVEPELNITFSQGQEVVLTQKTVNGFQAIQL